The following proteins are co-located in the Bacteroidota bacterium genome:
- a CDS encoding 3-oxoacyl-ACP reductase family protein — MSTQALPGIKQFDLTNKTALITGGSKGLGLAMAAGLASAGANVMLVSRNASVGEEGAATIRDTYGTRAIAFGGDVTDLDQMEAMATTAMDTFGSIDILINSAGINIRGPIDELTYEDFNQVIDINVNGTWLASRAVTPHMKAAGRGSIINIASTLGVVGVPNRTPYASSKGAVVQMTRALALELAPFNITVNAICPGPFLTEMNLPIANTEDGKKFIIGATALKRWGELREIQGAAIFLASDAASYMVGSLLTVDGGWTAQ, encoded by the coding sequence ATGAGCACCCAAGCGCTTCCCGGCATTAAACAATTTGATCTGACCAATAAAACCGCCCTTATCACTGGAGGCTCAAAAGGCCTGGGCCTGGCTATGGCAGCCGGCCTGGCTTCAGCTGGTGCAAATGTAATGCTGGTGAGCCGCAACGCCAGTGTTGGTGAAGAAGGTGCAGCAACCATACGCGATACCTACGGCACCAGGGCCATTGCCTTTGGTGGCGATGTGACGGATCTCGACCAGATGGAAGCCATGGCAACAACAGCCATGGACACCTTTGGCAGCATCGACATTTTGATCAACAGCGCCGGCATCAACATCCGCGGCCCGATTGATGAGCTCACCTATGAAGACTTTAACCAGGTGATCGATATCAACGTCAATGGCACGTGGCTGGCCTCTCGCGCTGTAACACCGCACATGAAAGCTGCTGGCAGAGGCAGTATCATCAATATTGCCAGTACGCTTGGCGTAGTTGGTGTCCCTAACCGCACCCCGTATGCTTCAAGTAAAGGCGCGGTGGTACAGATGACACGCGCCCTTGCCCTCGAACTGGCGCCATTTAATATCACCGTAAACGCCATTTGCCCTGGCCCTTTCCTCACAGAAATGAACCTGCCCATCGCCAACACCGAAGATGGCAAGAAGTTTATCATCGGTGCAACAGCGCTCAAACGTTGGGGTGAACTGCGCGAAATCCAGGGCGCGGCCATTTTCCTCGCCAGCGACGCCGCCAGCTACATGGTAGGGTCGCTCCTCACTGTGGACGGCGGATGGACGGCTCAGTAA